One Phoenix dactylifera cultivar Barhee BC4 chromosome 14, palm_55x_up_171113_PBpolish2nd_filt_p, whole genome shotgun sequence DNA window includes the following coding sequences:
- the LOC103714313 gene encoding uncharacterized protein LOC103714313, with protein sequence MSGLTKFGLALLLVFCISLLGFFSEILYVIWRRRQRLRRSSASSRDPEISGAGGGGPSFKELLLYFLCWKNQSRVEPASFAAASPAFSAAASLAAPPAATTKTASSAAAEEECELARWHAMCFGPSRVLYTIKEEKEEVESDGGMGVSGDELAETPFSTPGASPAFYTPTSSPTRAAAESGRDPKVPSGGEEAGAVSPVAERV encoded by the coding sequence ATGAGCGGCCTCACGAAGTTCGGCCtcgccctcctcttggtcttctgtATCTCTCTTTTAGGCTTCTTTTCCGAGATCCTCTACGTCATCTGGCGCAGGCGCCAGCGGCTCCGGCGAAGCTCCGCTTCCTCCAGAGACCCCGAAATCTCTGGCGCCGGCGGGGGTGGCCCCTCCTTCAAGGAGCTCCTCCTCTACTTCCTCTGCTGGAAGAACCAGTCCCGCGTCGAGCCGGCCTCCTTCGCTGCCGCGTCCCCGGCATTCTCTGCAGCCGCTTCTCTCGCCGCCCCGCCGGCGGCCACGACGAAGACGGCGTcttcggcggcggcggaggaggagtgcGAGCTTGCGCGCTGGCACGCGATGTGCTTCGGGCCGTCGAGGGTGCTGTACACgatcaaggaggagaaggaggaggtggAGTCCGACGGCGGGATGGGGGTCTCCGGCGACGAGTTGGCGGAGACGCCGTTCTCGACCCCAGGCGCGTCGCCGGCGTTCTACACGCCGACATCGTCTCCAACGCGCGCGGCGGCGGAGTCCGGCAGAGATCCGAAGGTTCCGTCGGGTGGCGAGGAGGCCGGAGCTGTCTCGCCGGTGGCGGAGCGAGTGTAG
- the LOC103714279 gene encoding NDR1/HIN1-like protein 10: MAENKEPSLNNSYYGPPIPPQQSHRRSGRAIPPGCKPYRLLCFIFKAITLVLIVLGIIVLILWLIFQPRDLHVYVENAQLARFDLAQNHTLYYDLALNMSIRNPNKAGLYYERVEAFASYDGSRFGYQSLPKFHQPRKSTVALHPSFQGQNLVLGNSVNGTFDREKGEGFFHISIKINTKVRLKMIVIQSAVYVPEVDCYLRLPVPSNITSVAAGFTRTECSVGSFS; encoded by the coding sequence ATGGCGGAAAACAAAGAACCATCCTTGAATAACTCCTACTACGGTCCCCCAATCCCTCCCCAGCAATCTCACCGTCGCAGCGGCCGAGCCATTCCTCCAGGCTGCAAGCCCTACCGCCTTCTGTGCTTCATTTTTAAGGCCATCACTCTCGTCCTCATCGTCCTAGGCATCATTGTTCTCATCCTCTGGCTTATCTTCCAGCCCCGTGACCTCCATGTCTACGTCGAGAATGCACAACTCGCCCGCTTCGACCTTGCTCAAAACCACACCCTCTACTATGATCTTGCCCTTAACATGAGCATCAGGAATCCCAACAAGGCTGGCTTATACTACGAACGTGTCGAGGCCTTCGCCTCGTATGACGGGTCCCGGTTTGGGTACCAGAGCCTCCCCAAGTTCCACCAGCCCCGCAAGAGCACGGTGGCGCTCCACCCAAGCTTCCAAGGCCAGAATTTGGTGCTCGGGAACTCGGTCAATGGAACTTTTGACAGGGAGAAGGGTGAGGGTTTCTTCCACATCAGTATAAAGATCAACACAAAGGTTAGGTTGAAGATGATAGTCATACAGAGCGCCGTGTATGTGCCGGAGGTGGACTGTTATCTGAGGCTTCCGGTGCCGTCTAATATCACCTCGGTGGCCGCCGGGTTTACAAGGACCGAGTGCAGCGTGGGCAGCTTCTCGTGA
- the LOC103714277 gene encoding uncharacterized protein LOC103714277, whose translation MDDRTRREQEFDGPMFKKSLSEYLIPHLLNLYGSRATARDFEIYAPNATFEDPLMCAHGVKQIKSAFYSLSKVFSESRIVEYSIQENVIAPGKVEILIDNKQHYKIFGRDVDLTSLIRLNIVEGKVVRHEDWWDKKPLKNKDTVKLPLVGRLAEITRRGSMLVTHAMMGFGKDPST comes from the exons ATGGACGATCGGACGAGAAGAGAGCAGGAATTCGACGGTCCCATGTTCAAGAAATCACTCTCCGAATACCTCATCCCTCACCTTCTCAACCT aTATGGTTCACGGGCAACGGCTCGAGACTTTGAAATATATGCTCCGAATGCGACTTTTGAGGATCCGCTCATGTGTGCTCATGG GGTGAAGCAGATCAAATCGGCATTCTATTCGCTCTCCAAG GTATTCAGTGAATCTAGAATTGTGGAATACAGCATACAAGAAAATGTTATTGCACCAGGAAAAGTCGAG ATTTTGATTGACAACAAGCAACACTACAAAATTTTTGGGAGAGATGTGGATTTGACATCACTTATCAGACTCAATATTGTTGAAGGAAAGGTTGTTCGCCATGAAGACTG GTGGGACAAGAAGCCTCTGAAGAACAAGGACACAGTCAAGCTGCCATTGGTAGGACGACTAGCTGAAATTACGCGCAGGGGTTCAATGCTTGTCACTCATGCTATGATGGGTTTTGGCAAGGATCCGAGCACATAA
- the LOC103714276 gene encoding 5'-3' exoribonuclease 3-like, whose product MGVPSFYRWLVGKYPKILINAVEEPGDHVDTSLPNPSGMEFDNLYIDMNSIIHPCFHPEDQLRLPAFLTQLFPPTTIEEVFKAIFQCVDRIFRIVRPRKLLYIAIDGVAPRAKMNHQRARRFQTAKEAEKAEAVEERMTREFEREGKTVLPKREHEVSDSNIITPGTVFMEKLSKALEYYIRSRLNSDPGWKTIKVILSDANVPGEGEHKIMAFIRVQRSLPGYNPNLHHCLCGPDADLIMLALASHEIHFSILREDVLKAELNATTYQFLNIWTLREYLELDMNIPDFKIDIERIIDDFIFICLLLGNDFLPHLPSLGIHEGAIDLMIYVYKKMFKKMGGYLVDMSKINDKKAAYIKVKRVERFILEVGSYEDKIFDKRNRLRQRKLQRLLQQRLEEEGDGSENGDLQYDMKYGVTNEVAEIEDGAYKFSVHNKSCSNFRSSETISKSSKEKRNVSASQNLLAAGHDGNDVINNTKELKQKVKDFLRDKADLFKNGDLQNDKVHLGSPGWKARYYREKFSAETSNEIEITRTNVVEKYVEGLCWVLQYYFARVRSWSWYFPFYYGPFASDIKGLSCSQIKFKFGCPFKPFDQLMAVLPPKSSHALPKAYRPLMNSKDSTIFKFYPTDFDVDMDGKRFLWQGVCKLPFIEEEILLAETRMLERELEVDEMERNSFRNDKIFVRNCHALGLKMCSICTSSKCTTGRSEQKYPLDAVSCGIGGFLCPYDDHLGPHNFKSPIEGMDDIAKDNTFSTFFINPDWPEHIPRLLEDVDIPGKSITEADIVERKLWHEYEGSQPQMYNHETRYLNQARSFGRGRGTSQAWHSTTGGSPAVNANNAIIHRGSDVSGRFPGNSAAAAFRGYRSRYGTSGGSRADANGDWRNRPGAELAVRGRARDRNNRWNGGEGKISMR is encoded by the exons ATGGGTGTTCCTTCGTTCTATCGTTGGCTGGTAGGTAAGTACCCAAAGATACTGATCAACGCCGTGGAGGAACCGGGAGACCATGTCGATACCTCCCTTCCAAACCCCAGTGGAATGGAATTTGACAATCTCTACATAGACATGAACAGCATCATCCATCCTTGCTTCCACCCGGAGGATCAG ctCC GTCTTCCCGCTTTCTTAACTCAGCTTTTCCCACCGACGACGATTGAGGAGGTCTTCAAAGCAATCTTTCAATGTGTAGACCGGATCTTTCGCATTGTGCGACCGAGGAAGCTTCTGTACATCGCCATCG ATGGTGTTGCGCCAAGGGCAAAAATGAATCATCAGCGAGCACGAAGATTCCAAACGGCTAAGGAAGCTGAGAAAGCG GAAGCTGTAGAGGAACGAATGACGAGAGAATTCGAGAGGGAGGGGAAGACTGTTCTTCCAAAACGGGAACATGAGGTTTcagattctaatattattaccCCTGGAACTGTATTTATGGAGAAATTGTCAAAGGCACTGGAGTACTACATCCGCTCGAGATTAAACAGTGATCCTGGATGGAAGACAATAAAG GTCATACTCTCCGATGCTAATGTTCCGGGCGAAGGAGAGCACAAAATCATGGCATTTATACGGGTTCAACGCAGTCTTCCTGGTTACAACCCAAATTTGCATCATTGCTTATGTGGTCCT GATGCAGACCTCATTATGCTTGCGCTGGCAAGTCATGAAATTCACTTCTCCATTTTACGAGAG GATGTTCTAAAGGCAGAATTGAATGCAACCACATACCAG TTTTTGAATATCTGGACATTGAGGGAATACTTGGAGCTTGACATGAATATTCCTGACTTCAAAATTGATATCGAGAGAATTATTGATGATTTCATCTTTATTTGTTTGCTCTTGGGAAATGATTTTCTCCCACACCTTCCTTCATTGGGAATTCATGAG GGAGCAATTGATTTAATGATTTATGTGTATAAAAAGATGTTCAAGAAAATGGGGGGCTATCTTGTAGACATGAGCAAA ATAAATGATAAAAAGGCTGCATACATAAAGGTCAAGAGAGTAGAAAGATTTATACTTGAAGTTGGATCATACGAAGACAAAATATTTGACAAAAGAAATAGACTGCGACAG AGGAAGCTGCAGAGGTTGTTGCAGCAAAGACTAGAAGAAGAGGGGGATGGAAGTGAAAATGGTGATCTA CAATATGATATGAAATATGGGGTTACCAATGAGGTAGCAGAGATAGAAGATGGGGCCTATAAATTTTCAGTTCACAACAAGAGCTGTTCAAATTTCAGAAGCTCTGAAACCATTTCAAAGTCCTCCAAAGAGAAGCGCAATGTCTCTGCTTCACAAAATTTGCTTGCTGCTGGTCATGATGGAAATGAT GTGATCAATAACACAAAGGAGCTGAAGCAGAAAGTGAAGGACTTTCTTCGTGATAAAGCAGACTTGTTTAAGAATGGTGATCTACAAAATGATAAG GTACATCTTGGTTCTCCAGGGTGGAAAGCTCGATACTATAGGGAGAAGTTCTCAGCAGAGACTTCAAATGAAATCGAAATCACAAGGACAAATGTT GTCGAAAAGTATGTGGAAGGCCTTTGCTGGGTCCTTCAGTATTATTTTGCAAGAGTGCGCTCATGGTCTTG GTATTTTCCTTTCTACTACGGTCCTTTTGCATCAGATATCAAGGGTCTTAGTTGCTCGCAGATAAAATTTAAGTTCGGGTGCCCATTCAAACCTTTTGATCAGCTCATGGCAGTGTTGCCACCGAAAAG TTCACATGCTCTGCCGAAGGCATATAGGCCCTTGATGAATAGCAAGGATTCAACAATCTTTAAGTTCTATCCTACTG ATTTTGATGTGGACATGGACGGCAAACGCTTTTTGTGGCAG GGTGTTTGTAAGTTGCCTTTCATCGAAGAAGAAATACTACTTGCAGAAACTAGGATGCTAGAAAGGGAACTGGAA GTGGATGAAATGGAACGGAATTCCTTTAGAAATGACAAGATTTTTGTGAGAAATTGCCATGCTTTGGGTTTGAAAATGTGTTCaatttgtacatcttcaaaatgTACTACCGGCAGATCAGAGCAAAAGTATCCTTTGGATGCAGtcag TTGTGGGATCGGTGGTTTCCTTTGCCCTTATGATGATCATTTGGGTCCTCATAACTTCAAATCTCCTATTGAAGGAATGGATGACATCGCAAAAGATAATACATT TTCTACATTCTTCATAAATCCTGATTGGCCTGAACATATCCCAAGGCTACTGGAAGACGTCGATATACCTGGGAAG TCGATAACAGAAGCAGACATTGTGGAAAGAAAGCTGTGGCATGAATACGAAGGTTCACAACCACAGATGTACAA CCATGAAACCAGATACCTGAATCAAGCTAGAAGCTTTGGGAGGGGCCGTGGAACTTCACAGGCGTGGCATTCTACCACCGGAGGGAGCCCGGCGGTGAATGCCAATAATGCGATCATTCATCGAGGCAGTGACGTTTCCGGGCGTTTTCCGGGCaattctgctgctgctgcttttcGGGGGTATCGGTCGAGGTATGGCACGTCCGGTGGGTCGCGAGCTGATGCTAATGGCGACTGGAGGAACCGTCCGGGTGCAGAGTTAGCTGTTCGTGGACGTGCGAGGGACCGCAACAATAGGTGGAATGGTGGAGAGGGTAAGATTTCTATGAGATGA